gtaccgtaagagatttcaagtttttaactaCTATACATATCATGATCGATTTGAGACTTGCAGTTTGCtacttttctaaaaataaacccCCAATTAATTGAGTTCACAAAccaaaaagtaatgaaaacctAAAATAAGTGAAGGAGAAAACGCATAAAAAGAGCTAGCTAGTCACGTACATTGACTTGTGACTGTAGAATCCACCCACCCAAATATTTAATAGATTAGAGCAATATTTAATAGACAGATATAAATATCTAAGCAATCCCATATATCAAAATCAGAATctagaaaaaaagaataaaaataaaaatctgatCGCTTCATTTTGCTAACATCGTAGAAACTCATTTGAAAagcttttcaaaatctaaacccaCTCCaccaaatatttttcttaattaattacatgCAGTTAGTATATTTTTTCGACAATTCCGTAATGAATCAGGAAATTATGatagcatcatatatatatatatatatatatatatatatatattggagctGGCCCCAATCAGATAAACATCCTAGCTTTGTCCCTGTATGTGGTGCTCAATGCATGCCACCCTATCTGTGCGACTGTGAGTGCCACAACATGCCCATACACATGGTACCAATAGGTTTGTTGGCCTCAAATCTTCAAAGTTTACTACCTCATCCCATAGGCACGTACATGTCTCTTGGATGCTGCCAAtgattagggtttttttttgttataattatctttttttatttgattttttctgAATGAAAATTACCAACAAACTTgcatatacataatatatttcaGTTGTTTGGTTGGTCATTATTACAACATAATAACATAACTTCCCACAAAgcacatacaaaatataaagatGGAGTTTGATAGTAGCACTCCATGGACATCATAACAAACCAACCCAAATAACAAGAAGGCAAAAAAATTGACAACAAAACTAAAATTAGTAACACACCATTTGGAGAATAGATACTGTGGATAGGAACAAGAGAAATCTACTTCGTCTtcccaattattttattagtctcATCATACGAACCAAGGCTGTACAAAAACACAGAAACCTAAAATATCAGTTACAATATCAGTCCCAATTAAATTCACATGACAGAGAGTGACAGGGTACtccataaaaataattctaGTACTTGCACACAGAATACAAATGTGCTGTGACCTAGAAACACAAGACAGGGAGAAGTATTAATGATAGTATAGGCATGATATAGCTAAAGCATGTTgtttagataaattttatctttaCCTTTAACTAAACTATTGCCATTACTTGTTTAGATACatcctcttcctttttcttacATTAAACTTGAAATCCAAGTACTCACACATGCAAAAGCATGTTGGTTAATCAACTTCATCCAACATTTGACATTAATAGtgatcatatttatatttttttagaatttcatGAAACATCAGCCTCATTTGAATAAACAATCACTAATATGCTTTTCTGGGCAATGTAACATCAGCCTCATGACACTGTTTTTTCCATCACAGCTTGagctaaaaaaaatccaaaataagtaataaatcattttccagATGGATACAGACCCTACAACACTAATATGCTTTTCTGGGCGATTTAGAATCAGCAAGGCATTTTGTCAGCCTGAAAGGCCTACTGCAAGAACAACTTAAAGAAACTACAAGCAAATCTATAACCAAACATTCAAGACTTGTTCTGACAGAAGCTCAATAAACTTAATCTAAACTAACAGATGGAAAAGCAACTCATATTTCCTATCGAGATTCAAAACTCACCCGTTTGTTGCAGTCATGTCTCAGTGGCCATGGACAGGTCTCCGTAAGTTTGAtacaatagttaaaaaaatacaactgaTATGAAAATGACCCCAAACATCAACAAACAACTCTCTTAAAATTCATTTGAGAGAATACAAACTAATATTGTTGTATATCTATAGGTTCACCCTTAAAATCCCTTGATTACAAACCTTAAAATCGAAAATTCCTTgattaaaataacaataaaacaaatctaTCACAAATCTGGAGTGGCTTGCTTTCGTGCGAAGGAAATGTAGCTAAcggaaagaaaatcaaagagaaaaggagagaaatgGTGGACCCCATGACAGACAGTGAGAGAGAAATGTAGCTACCgaatccgagagagagagagagagagagagagagagagagagagagagagagagagagagagaagctcacCGGCGTCGAAGAGAAAATGGCGGTGAGAAGACGGTAGCTGCAACGGTCCAAAATGTGTGAGAACTGAGAATGCTAAATCGTATTGgtagagagaaacagagagataCAGAGGGGGAAAGTGAGGAAGTCAGGGGAGGGGGGATTTAAATTGGCTTATTACCGCGACTTATAGTCATGGTAATAAGTCAAATGAAGAGGAGAAAGAAATTGTGGCGAATTCATGTCGCTGTAATAAGTTATTAATACGACATTACTATTTCCGGCGACCAAAACTCGCGAAAAAAGGTCTTTAATTCCGGCTGCTTTATTATTTAGCCACAAAAtttcaactaaaataaaaatatgattatttcCGGCAATTTTAGtgtagaaataaaaatagcctaatctaccctttttttttgtagtgaatatatatatataataagatgcatggctcctctctctctctctctctctctctctcatgtataTAATAGCGAAGTTCGTAGCTAGCTAGAAGTTCTTGCAATGTGAAAAGTGAAAAGGAATAGGACATAATTATTGGATTTCAGATCGTCAAAGGGTGGAAAGGATCAGAACATCCTgagagaaaattgaaaatatatattgatggaTCGATCAAGATCGATCACATTATAATTAAGTAGatagttaataataattaatacaatGCGCGCATCAGGTATCGTTTATGATCAGTACGCCTGAATACATCAGCATTGATGATCATTCTCACTCAAACATGCCATATTCCTAGTCTACTTTTGGATCTTACCGCCCGAGGACGCGCGGAGATCTGTTATCTTGGGGTTCAAACGGTGCGCCCAAAATTAAGGAACGTCGACGCTAAATTGCTTTTCTAaccaaaatatccaaaaacatTTCTTGCTCATCATGAGTACCCCAGCCCGGCCACTTAATTATTAATCCCAGCTTGAGCCTGCATCTACACCAATCAAACATGCATAGAGGTCCTCAAGTACTGGGAAAACCTCGGCCTCCTCCTTGCCTTTCGAATTCTCTGCCGAACAATTCACACCCTGCTGCAAACTTGAGCTTCTTGCAGCCTCCTCAAACGAAACAGAATTAGAACAAACCTGATCAGTGCCTCCTGTTTGCTTCAGAGCAATAACCATTTCTTGTGCTTTCTCCAACTCTCCTCTAAGCCGCTCCACGTCTTTCTCGAGCAGACTCTTTTCAAATAATGCGTTTTCTAGCTTTTGTTGAAGCATGTTGAAGTCAAGCTCAAGGCTTTGGGTCTTCCACCTGGCTCGCTTGTTCTGGTACCAGATAGCAACCTGTCTCGGGGGGACACCGAGTTGGTTTGCAAGCTGAAGCTTGCGCTCAGGCTCCAGCTTGTTACTGGAGGTGAAGCTTCTCTCTAGGAGCTTCACTTGGTCGGGGTTTAGCCTCTTTTTCATGCTGTGTTTGGGTGGGTGTTTCTGGTTTTGGTTGCGAAAGAAGTCCATCACCTGTTGGGATATTTCTATGGCGAGTACTTGTGGGAGATTTTGCAGAGGATTATGATTGTGAATTAGGTGGCGCTTTTCGGTTAGGAAATTAGTGGGGTTTCATCCTTTTCAAGGCTGTGTGTATATGTATCTATATATAGATGGGTGTAAAGGCTCGGAGACCCTACCAAGAAAATGGAGGCCAAAAATCACTGCAgattatgagagagagagagagagagagagagagagagagagagagagagagagagagagtctatcGGGTCTAATTGATAGCAAAGTGGTTTTTCTtcttatgcatgcatgcacatggggttCATGTGGGGCGGCCCTACTCATCAAAGTATAAAACATTATCGGAGTTTGAGATCAtgagttattttcttttataagtatttttaatttattttataatatatatttgtgatcGTCATGATTTAcgtcaaaaatattttaaaagcaCTTGTTCATAATTGTAAGCTGGAATTACGTACACCAATGCTGATCATCTTGTGTCAACTCGCGAACCGTTTATGAAGAAAATAGGAGGAGATCTAGAGGTGCTTCGTGTCTACGTGTCCAATCACATTAATCGAGGCTATAAAACATATGTAAAAgtaaatatctataaaaattttatatataaaaaaatcagatcAATAAGACGGATGAATTTAATTAATACGTACATGAGATCGATATGGATGTATACTGGCATCTTAAGGTCTCATCGGCAGGCAAGTTAGAATTTGACCTACCAAGCTAGCAGCTtgcctatataatatatacacacacatatttatACATATGACTTGTATTTGTGATCATGAGTGACGCAATTTAACCTGTGACCATTGACAAGTGTTTAAGAGTACGTTGAAGATCAAAcgggaatgaaatatttgaattCAGTGtcaaagatgcaccattcggaGATggcaactaaataaaataataagatccaACTTTCAACATGATCGTTATTTCTTGTTTTGCTTTTACTTTTGAGAGCCATGCTATTCAGATCCCAAGACAACCGCCTtgggatataatatatatggtaCCTTATCATCGATCCACTTGCATTCATGGAAATTAAGCGCAGTATACGCAGTAGTACTAGCTATAGTCTttcatgttgaaatatttgcaTTGGCTTTAGAAGCACCCAAAACCCATATTGCATACGTTACATCGATGATATTGTGTCGTTGGGAGGGGCACACTCTTCCCCACGCTGACGTTATAATTTTGGTGGTTGGAAACTTGAACCTCTCTGTTCATGCACCACTTTTGGATTGTGATATATTGTTGGCCCCAGTCTTTTTGGAGATCAATCAAACACTAGCTAGGGCTAGGATGTATCGTTGGATTTGTGCGAAGATTTCAATGCCTTCACAGTGATAGCTCTTTCAAAGTTTTAGATCGTGACAAGCTCCTCCCTGTCTAAATACATGATGATGAcgaccttatatatataaagagaaatactttttgcagttaGGAGATATAATCGATGTGTAAtcggttataaaaaaaaattaatacgggacctacatgaaaaaaaaaattatttttataattttttataattcatgtaggtttccttaaatataaaaaaaaatttataatttttttttattcatttcgtcCTGCCGACTGTATGTCAACTACATGAAACAACTGTACGTAACAAAGctgatatataaattaagccAGTCAACGTGCTGCCCGGCCGGCCGGCCCTCTCAACTTGGCAATATGTTGACAAGATAGCAGGTAATTATGATGTGGGCTTTCCAAATACAGGTGCCCAGCTCATTGGGTGATTTGCATTAATTAATCGGCAGTTAATTAATGATCATTGAGTTCATCATGTACCGCatgaattaataattttatttttaaaattattttacacgtaatatgataatttaatttaactcttataaatcaaattatagtAATAAATGAATATGTATAGtttataaatcctaaaatagcattattttatgaaatgatttaaTGGTTGATGGacaacattaaattaaaacagTATTAATACCAAATTAATAAGATAATCACCAgattagtactatatatagtaatagtatgcattttttttttttagatatattcAGAAGAGCGGGCTTTCAAACTCAAGATTTCCattttaaaaacttgaaaattatatCAGAACACATACCTTAAACAATAGTATGAATCTTTTAGTTctcctttatttaggaaaaatatTGCTGTTATTGGTTATTAATtagtaccatgcatgcatggaataACTCAAATTCTCAATAAATCTGCATTCGCTTGCCATGCACCATGTGATCATGCGCGCACTTTAGTTTTTCTGATCAAGCAATATAAAGATGGATGCAGTTACtgatcatcataaaaaaaaggtttggaTGCTCTTCTCATCTAGAAAAAAAACTTCTTATCAGCAACTATTTCGCATCATCCGTTGCACAGCTTACTgaaaagtagttttttttttttttttttttttttgagttttgaaccGGATACTGCCTTACAACCCCACCCCTCTCTCTCAGTTGAGTTATGTCCCCCCTCCCAAAACCCAGCCCCACAGTTCATCTAAGCCGTGTACGGTGGAGACTGGAGATTGAGGTGAGGAGAGACAGAGTTTGATGACATTGAAGAGAGTTTAGGAGAGAGAGTGAAATGATGAGAGAGATAGGGGGTCGgctgagaagaaaagaaaaaattgaaaagaatttgaagagagaaaaatgggaccgctgagatgagagagagaagagggccTGATGAGATTGAGAGAGCTTGATGAGATTGAAGGGAGTTGAGGAGAGAGGGGGTCGGATGAGATAAAAACGAAGACAttgaaaagaatttgaagagaaAGGCGGACCTATGAGTTAAGGGAGGGTttgaggagggagagagagagagcttgataAGATCGGAGTCTGaggtgagcagagagagagtCTGATGAAAGAGGGGGTCTGATGAGATTGAAGAGAGTCGAGGAGAGAGTGATATGATGGATTATTTTGTATGAAGTGCAGTGTGGCTGTCTACATGGCTGATCTGTAGAATTGGTCATGATCGATCAACACAAATCCGAGACACAGCCTCAAGATGGCCGGCCGGATGGATCGAACAGCGGTGGTTGCCtggcatatatgatatatgCATGCACATTGCCAAATGATTGGGGCGCCCGTCTAAATCCAACAGGACCTGTGCACAGTCGGAGACGGAACATATCGTCCCCAGTACTTTGGGATTAGACGTTCGAATGTTTGATAAAGAATTAATTGATATTTTTCTGGTTGCACCTACCgaaataaacacaaaattatttaattaatgaagGAACTAGAACATCATCATGAGTACTGCATACGATGGTACTCTCGCATGCAATTCGATCCATCAGAGAGTTAAAAAAACACGAACGACTGGGATCAAGTACCACTACGTACTCAATGTCCAAAACTCCGATCGAATGCAGGCTAATTCCATTTCATATTTCAGCCAAGAATTTGTCTTGTAATATTGGcagttcttatttatttaatttgtttttcctttcccATGATCTCTTTGATGATCTCCAAATGCAAGGTTTAACGcgattgcatgcatgcatgtggacCATCTTAGGTTTGATTGGGACGTTCCTTTCGGtgctaataaattaaaaaaactcaattttttttttttaattaatttcttgaaTACGTGCAGTACTCCCTTGACCCTTCACgatcatacatgcatgcaagactCAAGTGATCAGATTAATTCAATCTAGCTTGATTTAATGTGCCTGATCAACTGATCATGATCTAGTAAGAAACTCACCTAAATTAAGTACTCAATTAATGAGGTTTTGCATGCATGCACTTCCTTTTTTAAATCCTTTTGCATGCAGCATCCAGGACAACAACTGAAAATCAAGATCCAAAAATTCaacaaataataatgaattaatcACAACATTCGTACAAAATcaatattcattatatataaataattatcatCAGCAAGGaatcaaatcaataaaccactgaattatttttattgggaGCTTCACGAGGCTCACCGCCAAATTTGCGATTCCGGCACAACATATACAACAGGGACACAAACAAGTCAACACCGACCTGCACATGATACGCCGCCGGCACTGtatattaattgcagaagtagCGATGATCATGATCGACGAGCATGTATGCTTGCATATAACAATATTGTCATCATCGTTATTTCGTTAAGACTTcataaaagtgaaaaatatgTACGAAAGTAAAAGGTACGTGATCATGGACACAAAAACatcaaacaaatttaaaatgattCTCCAAATTAAATTACGAAAATGAAGAAGATAATTTATTTCGTAATGAcagattaatattaatttttcaacATATGTACGTAGAGAAGAAACATCATATCAGGAAAAATGCAAGAGAAAAAAAACTCACCCAATTGTCCAAACAACAGCTCCGACAAGAGATAAGATCAAAGAAACAAAAGCAAAGGGTAACCCTATCAAAAAACCCAAGGGCCTGCAATCTCCCATAATTCTTGCCTTCTgatctttttctaattttctgcAACTTcctaatatatatttctatatgaAACCCAGATCAGCCGGGCCTTTCACGAACTTGACGGAAGCCCCTTTTTTAGGGTAGTAGAGACCTAAATAGAGGTTGTAATCGTTCACTACTTTTGCGGTAAGTTTATACAGTCTGCATGCAAATTTCATCTCAATGATAAAtgtatctcatctcaaaatatatcatattttatataatatagtatggTAAGTAGAattttatatacattttttcCTACTATTGCAAAAAATAATTGCAGATAGGATGTTTCCTGAAAAAGCGAATATCCTTCGAAATGAGGACGTGGCGTGCAATAGCCCCGGATGGGATAAGCAGGCCATGTGCAAAATTATAATTCCAGTGAAAGCAAGATATATATTACTCATGATCtataaactattatatatagcagttacgttatatatatagtacataatCAAATCTATtcgaaaataaaagcaaaaataattaaaaaaaatattcaaggaCTGGTGGCCGACCAGTACTACCCCAACTGCGGGGTGGCAAAATCCATCCAGCCCGGAGTACTGGCCGGCCAACCCTCAAATGTTACTGTACAAGGAAAGGAAGATGCAATGCAGGAAGGCTAGCTAGCTTCTCCTGATATGTTCTAGCATTTtcccatttaaaaaaataaatcaaaacaagCAGTTGAGATCGAGTAATTGAAAATAAACGATAAAATAGATGTGAAAGGTTGATTTGATCTCTTAAATGCAGActacattttaataaaatatttatatgaaataat
This Carya illinoinensis cultivar Pawnee chromosome 11, C.illinoinensisPawnee_v1, whole genome shotgun sequence DNA region includes the following protein-coding sequences:
- the LOC122280441 gene encoding signaling peptide TAXIMIN 2-like, producing MGDCRPLGFLIGLPFAFVSLILSLVGAVVWTIGSVLTCLCPCCICCAGIANLAVSLVKLPIKIIQWFIDLIPC
- the LOC122282581 gene encoding homeobox-leucine zipper protein ATHB-52-like — protein: MDFFRNQNQKHPPKHSMKKRLNPDQVKLLERSFTSSNKLEPERKLQLANQLGVPPRQVAIWYQNKRARWKTQSLELDFNMLQQKLENALFEKSLLEKDVERLRGELEKAQEMVIALKQTGGTDQVCSNSVSFEEAARSSSLQQGVNCSAENSKGKEEAEVFPVLEDLYACLIGVDAGSSWD